CGCGGCGCTCAGCGCCTTCAACTGCTCCAGCGTCGGGTCCGAGGGAATGCCCGTGAACACCGGCGTGTCCTGCCCGGCGATGCGGCCGGCAAAGTAGCCCAGCGTGCCGTAATCGGTCATGTCGTCGAGCGTGGTCTCGACCTTGACCAGCAGCTTTCCGTAGCGGTTCTCCGTCAGGTGAAAACCGTACTCGGGCGTGCGGCCCGTCAGCGCGGTGGCCAGGCCGCTGGGGCCGCCTTCGCGATTGGTGCGGGCGCCGCACACCGAGTTGGCGTACACCACGGCCGACGACTCGCCCCACGCCATGTGTTCGCCGAACCGGGGGCTGTTGCCGACCAGATAGGGAATACAGGTGTTGCAGGTGTTGGCGCCCATGCCGGCATAGGCGTCCGTCAGGCGCGTCTGCAGCGCGCTGTCCGACTCGGGGATGCCGATCTCGCGCCACTGCACCGGATCGACCGCCGTCGGGTTTGTCGTCACCCGGGTGACGAACGTGCCGCCCTGCCGCTTGATGTCTTCGACAAAGCGCGTGCCGGCCTCCTCCGCGACGAGGACGGACGAACCCGCCATATGAACGTTGCTGACCTGCAGCAGGCGCTTGGCGCCAAAGCTCTCGCCCAGCGCCACCAGGATCTCCATGGCCTTTTGCACGGCCGGTCCCTTGCCGCCCGTCAGCATCGCCGACTCTTCTTCCGTAAGAAACATATGAGCGCCTCCAATGCGTTCGAATCCTCAGGCACAAATTCTGAGCGCGGCGTTAAATCAAAAAAAGCGATAAATTGGAATCCAACCAGATTCCCGAATTCGATATATCCCGGCCACGAAGGAGGCGCCGTTGATCACTTTCAAGCAGCTCGAAGCGGTGTATTGGGTCGTTCAGCTCGGCGGGTTTGCACCCGCTGCCAACCGGCTGCACACCACGCAATCGGCGGTGTCCAAGCGCGTGCAGGAACTGGAAGCGCTCTTCGATACGCCGCTCTTTGACCGCACGTTGCGCACGGCCCGGCTGACGGAGAAAGGCGAAGAGATGTTCCTGCTGGCCAGACGGCTGCTGGAACAGCGCGATGCGGCCATCGAGCAGTTCCAACGGCCGGACGTCATGGAGCGCCACGTCCGCATCGGCATCACGGAATTGACGGCCATGACCTGGTTGCCAAGACTGGTAAGTGCGATCCAGGCGCGCTATCCCCGGGTCATCATCGAGCCGCACGTCGATACCAGTGCCATCCTGCGCGACAAGCTGCTGGCCGACGAGGTGGACCTGATGATCGTGCCGGACGTATTTGACGACCAGCGTTTCGTGTCGCGCCGGGTCGGCCAGGTCGTCAATTCGTGGATGTGCAAGCCGGGGCTGGCGCCGCGGCGGCGGCTCAAGGTAGAAGACCTCGTCAAGCACCGGCTGCTGACGCAGGACGAGCGTTCCGGCACGGGACAGCTCTACAACCGGTGGTTTCGGTCGGTGGGCGTGCAGCCCGAGCAGACCGTGCTGAGCAACAGCCTGGTGGCGTTGATCGGTCTGGCGATCTCAGGCATGGGCATCAGCTACC
The DNA window shown above is from Achromobacter spanius and carries:
- a CDS encoding LysR family transcriptional regulator gives rise to the protein MITFKQLEAVYWVVQLGGFAPAANRLHTTQSAVSKRVQELEALFDTPLFDRTLRTARLTEKGEEMFLLARRLLEQRDAAIEQFQRPDVMERHVRIGITELTAMTWLPRLVSAIQARYPRVIIEPHVDTSAILRDKLLADEVDLMIVPDVFDDQRFVSRRVGQVVNSWMCKPGLAPRRRLKVEDLVKHRLLTQDERSGTGQLYNRWFRSVGVQPEQTVLSNSLVALIGLAISGMGISYLPKTFLAPMVESGALEILTVTPALPPAAYAAVFRGDRPSNLISAIAALAQEQCDFGKIFQSDAQATRVAGT
- a CDS encoding aconitase X, which translates into the protein MFLTEEESAMLTGGKGPAVQKAMEILVALGESFGAKRLLQVSNVHMAGSSVLVAEEAGTRFVEDIKRQGGTFVTRVTTNPTAVDPVQWREIGIPESDSALQTRLTDAYAGMGANTCNTCIPYLVGNSPRFGEHMAWGESSAVVYANSVCGARTNREGGPSGLATALTGRTPEYGFHLTENRYGKLLVKVETTLDDMTDYGTLGYFAGRIAGQDTPVFTGIPSDPTLEQLKALSAALAASGAVSMFHAVGVTPEAPTLEAAFGGNTPEKVLVFDEAEKKKAEAALNKEPSDHVDWILVGCPNASVQEIREVAEALEGKKVHPEVALWVTTAGAMYAMAERMGYIKTIKDAGGTVVRETCPFLARSRVIAPTKGYRTLTTNSAKMAFYAPGQFGLPTHYGNLNRVMQAAVSGVWR